From the genome of Bacteroidales bacterium, one region includes:
- a CDS encoding LysM peptidoglycan-binding domain-containing protein — translation MEVKVTGNKASITGVADGLATKEKVILAAGNIKGISEVEDLMTIGDAKKEEVIQGEIKIIGNSKFYTVKKGDSLSKISKAMYGDPMKYNSIFEANKPMLKNVDLI, via the coding sequence ATGGAGGTGAAAGTAACCGGGAACAAAGCATCAATTACCGGAGTTGCCGATGGTTTGGCTACCAAAGAAAAGGTGATATTGGCAGCCGGAAATATAAAAGGAATTTCGGAAGTTGAAGATTTAATGACAATCGGAGATGCAAAAAAAGAAGAAGTTATACAAGGCGAAATAAAGATTATAGGTAACTCAAAATTTTACACAGTAAAAAAAGGAGATTCATTAAGTAAAATTTCTAAAGCAATGTATGGCGACCCGATGAAATATAATTCAATATTTGAAGCAAATAAACCTATGCTGAAAAATGTTGACCTGATATAA
- a CDS encoding DNA translocase FtsK has protein sequence MTAKPKRKTSKSKKKKPIPIKKRIQNKVQDKKFRTYWGLFFILLSVLLLISFSSSLSTWEDDQDIIDLSWFDYLFNSSTNSENVVGKFGALLSHVFVYNWFGVASFAFTVLFFIIGLKFLKSYKKSLLPVTKKIFFSVFWISICLALLFNSSNNDVVYGKFGFRIHEWFKSILGIFGEITVLLISLFAFLMLTIEGFSSKLKALFDKIFQEGKLSEKFKNFKDGFIAGKDDDEIIENNKKTINKKETVLNDNKEGKEKAIIIDLDDEDENEDFVTTDKRNYKLLDSGKEITDQDDLGFEVEQIKQTENNDIKKDTQENISEYINKEINKIEVGQLVLDVTHNQDILSEKIHSNVFTNYDPTLDLSNFVLPDIDLLEEHQAGNPEVTKEELLRNKNRIVETLKHYKIEIKKIKATIGPTLTLYEIVPAPGVRISKIKNLEDDIALSLAAFGIRIIAPMPGRGTIGIEVPNEKPDIVSFKSVIKSTAFQESKMEIPIALGKTISNESYVFDLVKMPHMLIAGATGQGKSVGLNVIIASILYKKHPAQVKFVLVDPKKVELTLYESLENHYLATLPDAKEPIITNNQEVVHTVSALNVEMDNRYQLLKKAKCKNIKEYNKKFISRQLNPENGHQYMPYIVLVIDEFADLIMTAGKEIELPIARLAQLARAIGIHLIVATQRPSTNIITGTIKANFPSRVAFRVASMIDSRTILDSPGANRLIGRGDMLITQGSDMIRLQCAFIDSPELEKITDYISKQQSYPMPFLLPEPEHDAEDEPGAVDLHNRDELFEESAKIIVMNQQGSTSMIQRKLAIGYNRAGRIVDQLEAAGVVGPSKGSKARDVYITDEYALQTLLDALP, from the coding sequence ATGACAGCAAAACCAAAGCGAAAAACAAGTAAATCAAAAAAAAAGAAACCGATACCTATAAAAAAACGTATCCAAAATAAAGTTCAAGATAAAAAATTCAGAACTTATTGGGGATTATTTTTTATTTTATTGTCTGTTCTTTTACTTATTTCGTTCAGCTCATCTCTTTCAACTTGGGAAGACGACCAAGATATTATAGATTTAAGTTGGTTTGATTATTTATTTAACTCATCAACAAACTCGGAGAATGTAGTAGGAAAATTCGGAGCATTATTATCTCATGTTTTTGTTTATAATTGGTTCGGAGTTGCCTCATTTGCTTTTACTGTATTGTTTTTTATTATAGGGCTGAAATTTTTAAAATCATATAAGAAGTCACTTCTGCCCGTAACAAAAAAAATATTCTTTTCTGTGTTCTGGATATCGATATGTTTAGCCTTGTTGTTTAACAGCAGCAATAATGATGTGGTATACGGTAAGTTCGGATTCCGGATTCATGAATGGTTTAAATCAATTCTCGGTATTTTCGGAGAAATTACGGTATTGCTGATTTCGCTTTTTGCTTTTTTAATGCTGACAATTGAAGGGTTCTCAAGTAAATTGAAAGCTTTATTTGACAAAATATTTCAAGAAGGAAAACTTTCGGAGAAATTTAAGAACTTTAAAGACGGTTTTATTGCAGGAAAAGATGATGATGAAATAATTGAAAACAACAAAAAAACTATAAATAAAAAAGAAACAGTTTTAAATGATAATAAAGAAGGTAAAGAAAAAGCTATTATTATAGATTTGGATGACGAAGATGAGAATGAAGATTTTGTTACAACAGATAAACGAAATTATAAATTATTAGACAGCGGAAAAGAAATAACTGATCAAGATGATTTAGGCTTTGAAGTTGAACAAATTAAACAAACCGAAAATAATGACATTAAAAAAGATACTCAAGAAAATATCTCTGAATATATTAATAAAGAAATAAATAAAATTGAAGTAGGGCAGTTAGTGCTTGATGTTACTCATAATCAAGATATTTTGTCTGAAAAAATACATAGTAATGTTTTTACGAATTACGACCCTACATTAGATCTTTCAAATTTTGTACTTCCCGACATTGATTTACTGGAAGAACATCAAGCAGGAAATCCGGAAGTTACAAAAGAAGAACTGTTAAGAAATAAAAATCGAATTGTTGAAACTCTAAAGCATTATAAAATAGAAATTAAAAAGATAAAAGCTACAATTGGTCCTACTCTTACTTTATATGAAATAGTACCGGCTCCGGGTGTCAGAATTTCAAAAATTAAAAACTTAGAGGATGATATTGCATTAAGTCTTGCAGCATTCGGTATCAGGATTATTGCTCCGATGCCCGGACGAGGAACGATAGGAATCGAAGTTCCGAACGAAAAACCGGATATTGTTTCTTTTAAATCGGTTATTAAATCAACAGCCTTTCAAGAATCTAAAATGGAGATTCCGATTGCTCTCGGGAAAACAATTTCAAATGAATCTTATGTTTTTGACTTGGTAAAAATGCCGCATATGTTGATTGCCGGAGCAACAGGACAAGGAAAATCCGTAGGATTGAACGTAATTATCGCATCAATTTTATATAAAAAACACCCTGCACAAGTAAAATTTGTTTTAGTTGACCCGAAAAAAGTTGAACTTACTTTATACGAAAGTCTGGAAAATCATTATTTAGCAACTTTGCCTGATGCAAAAGAGCCAATAATCACGAACAATCAAGAAGTTGTTCATACAGTCAGTGCACTGAATGTCGAAATGGATAATCGTTATCAATTGCTTAAAAAGGCTAAATGCAAAAACATAAAAGAATACAATAAAAAATTTATTTCAAGGCAATTAAATCCTGAAAACGGTCATCAATATATGCCTTATATTGTTTTAGTTATTGACGAATTTGCGGATTTAATTATGACTGCCGGAAAGGAAATTGAACTTCCTATTGCTCGCTTGGCACAACTTGCCAGAGCCATCGGGATTCATCTTATCGTAGCAACTCAAAGACCGTCAACCAATATCATTACCGGTACTATCAAAGCAAACTTCCCGTCAAGAGTAGCATTCAGAGTTGCTTCTATGATAGATTCTCGAACTATTTTAGACAGTCCCGGAGCAAACAGACTAATCGGACGAGGAGATATGCTGATTACGCAAGGCAGTGATATGATTCGTTTACAATGTGCTTTTATTGACTCCCCTGAATTAGAAAAAATAACTGATTATATTTCAAAACAACAATCTTATCCTATGCCGTTTCTGTTGCCTGAACCTGAGCATGATGCAGAAGATGAACCCGGAGCGGTAGATTTGCATAACAGAGATGAACTTTTTGAAGAATCTGCAAAAATAATTGTAATGAATCAGCAAGGTTCTACTTCCATGATACAGAGAAAATTGGCAATAGGTTATAACAGAGCCGGAAGAATTGTCGATCAACTTGAAGCAGCAGGAGTTGTCGGTCCTTCAAAGGGAAGTAAGGCAAGAGATGTATATATAACGGATGAATATGCTTTACAAACATTATTGGATGCCTTACCTTAA
- a CDS encoding outer membrane lipoprotein carrier protein LolA translates to MKHIILIIILLSCNFFASSQVELNKDPEAKKILDALAKKTKAFNSIRFKFDYTIENKQNGYKEKHKGYAFLKENRYKIIIPGTEIFSDGTTVWTYMKESNEITITEPGPDEESIFNPAKLFTIYESGYKYLLIGVEKINNSSYNVIDLFPEEIDESPYSKIRIKIHKNKNEIYAVETYEKSGLNHYLTVTEIKPDIKITEQLFVFDETKYPDDIEIIDMRF, encoded by the coding sequence ATGAAACATATAATATTAATAATCATCCTGTTATCCTGCAACTTTTTTGCATCTTCACAAGTTGAACTTAATAAAGATCCTGAAGCAAAAAAAATTCTTGATGCACTGGCAAAAAAAACAAAAGCATTTAACAGCATCAGGTTTAAATTTGATTACACAATTGAGAATAAACAAAACGGTTACAAGGAAAAACATAAAGGCTACGCTTTTTTAAAAGAAAACCGGTATAAGATTATTATTCCCGGAACTGAAATATTTTCTGACGGAACAACTGTTTGGACATACATGAAAGAAAGTAATGAAATAACTATTACTGAGCCCGGTCCTGATGAAGAATCAATTTTTAATCCTGCTAAACTATTTACAATTTATGAAAGCGGTTACAAATATTTATTAATAGGGGTTGAAAAAATTAATAACTCATCATATAATGTTATAGATTTATTTCCCGAGGAAATTGACGAAAGCCCTTATTCTAAAATAAGAATAAAAATTCATAAGAATAAAAATGAAATTTATGCTGTTGAAACTTATGAAAAATCAGGGTTAAATCACTATCTCACAGTTACAGAAATTAAACCGGACATTAAAATAACCGAACAACTTTTTGTTTTTGATGAAACAAAATATCCCGACGATATTGAAATAATTGATATGAGATTTTAA
- a CDS encoding response regulator, producing MSKAKILIVEDDSMLCTVFEMFLDELGYHHCGTVASGEDALAHCENHSPDLILMDIHLAGKIDGVDTAKSIFEKYNIPIIYISGDSDVNTVKRAVLKNTYGFMTKPVYKNSLELNIEFAIFKHKLLNT from the coding sequence ATGAGTAAAGCAAAAATATTAATTGTTGAGGATGACAGTATGCTTTGTACTGTTTTTGAGATGTTTCTTGATGAGTTAGGCTATCATCATTGCGGAACGGTTGCTTCAGGGGAAGATGCACTTGCTCATTGTGAAAACCACAGCCCCGATTTAATTTTAATGGATATTCATTTAGCCGGAAAAATAGACGGAGTTGATACTGCAAAAAGTATTTTTGAAAAATATAATATTCCGATTATTTATATTTCAGGCGATAGTGATGTGAATACTGTTAAAAGAGCTGTGCTGAAAAATACATACGGGTTTATGACAAAACCTGTTTATAAAAACAGCCTTGAACTAAATATTGAATTTGCAATTTTTAAACACAAACTTTTAAATACATAA
- the yidD gene encoding membrane protein insertion efficiency factor YidD: MKSKLFSVFLIGILFFLPCKTSFSQTENNYKNNFIDLLKSENNHKYNKSNYKGLIGFYKKFISSQDAGSCPYSPSCSLYAYKSVKKHGIFFGLIKAFDRLSRCNRSQEEYYEHTKDNKLIDYP, from the coding sequence ATGAAGTCTAAGTTATTTTCAGTATTCTTAATCGGAATACTGTTTTTTTTACCCTGCAAAACTTCTTTTTCTCAAACAGAAAATAATTATAAGAATAATTTTATTGATTTATTAAAAAGTGAAAATAATCATAAATATAACAAGTCAAACTATAAAGGGTTAATCGGCTTTTATAAAAAATTTATTTCATCACAAGATGCAGGAAGTTGCCCATATTCTCCTTCTTGCTCATTATACGCCTATAAGTCCGTAAAAAAACATGGTATCTTTTTTGGTTTGATAAAAGCTTTTGACAGGCTGTCAAGATGTAACAGAAGTCAAGAAGAATATTATGAACACACAAAAGACAATAAATTAATTGATTACCCTTAA
- a CDS encoding amidohydrolase family protein, producing the protein MRRISATYIYTGKNILKNGIVEIDDDGKIINVIDAKGKLKEEQSLEYYSGVIVPGFINAHCHLELSHMKGMIDNKTVKGLPGFIDEIISKRNFPDDLQEKIKQADRETEINGIVAVGDISNTDDSFSVKKKSKIFYHTFIETFTINNKEANEAFNTAKENKQKLNTLNLKGTIVPHASYSVPDALYEKIVDFEPDTKKVISIHNQETPGEDEFIQTQSGALADVMKNKGFDFSDFSFPGNTSLESNLIRQKKRDNILLIHNTFSKEADVEYAENFSKNIYWVFCPLSNLYIEKKLPDLPLFFDKRLKTCIGTDSYASNTELSILSELKVITKNFPDISFENLIESACLNGAKALQIENEFGSIEIGKTPGINLITDFDFEKMNLKESSKLKVLV; encoded by the coding sequence ATGAGACGAATATCTGCAACATATATTTACACAGGAAAAAATATTTTAAAAAACGGAATTGTTGAAATTGATGATGATGGCAAAATCATTAATGTCATTGATGCAAAAGGAAAATTAAAGGAAGAACAATCTTTGGAATATTATTCCGGAGTAATTGTTCCCGGATTTATTAATGCACATTGCCATCTTGAACTTTCTCACATGAAAGGAATGATAGATAACAAAACCGTAAAAGGCTTACCGGGTTTTATTGATGAAATTATTTCTAAAAGAAATTTTCCTGACGATTTGCAAGAAAAAATTAAGCAAGCTGACAGAGAAACGGAAATAAACGGAATTGTTGCCGTAGGAGATATCTCAAATACTGACGACAGTTTTTCCGTTAAGAAGAAAAGCAAAATATTTTACCACACTTTTATCGAAACATTTACAATTAATAATAAAGAAGCAAACGAAGCTTTTAATACGGCAAAAGAGAATAAACAGAAATTGAATACTTTAAATTTAAAAGGAACAATTGTACCTCATGCATCATATTCGGTTCCCGATGCTCTTTATGAAAAAATTGTTGATTTTGAACCCGATACAAAAAAAGTCATTTCAATTCATAACCAAGAAACTCCCGGCGAAGATGAATTTATACAAACACAAAGCGGAGCTTTAGCAGACGTTATGAAAAACAAAGGCTTTGACTTTTCTGATTTTTCTTTCCCCGGAAATACTTCTTTGGAATCAAACTTAATAAGGCAGAAAAAAAGAGACAATATATTGCTGATTCATAATACATTCAGCAAAGAAGCAGATGTTGAATATGCCGAGAATTTCTCTAAAAATATTTATTGGGTGTTCTGTCCTTTATCGAATTTATATATTGAAAAAAAATTACCTGATTTACCTTTATTTTTCGACAAAAGACTAAAAACTTGTATCGGAACAGACAGTTATGCTTCAAATACTGAGCTTTCAATATTAAGTGAGTTGAAAGTAATTACAAAAAACTTTCCCGATATATCGTTTGAGAACTTAATTGAGTCTGCATGTTTAAACGGAGCAAAGGCATTGCAAATTGAAAATGAATTCGGAAGCATTGAAATCGGTAAAACTCCCGGCATTAATTTAATAACTGATTTTGACTTTGAGAAAATGAATTTGAAAGAATCAAGCAAATTAAAAGTTCTTGTTTAA
- a CDS encoding glycosyltransferase family 2 protein, producing MPKISVILPYFNAEKTLKRSVNSIINQSFIDFELILVNNNSTDKSFEIATEYAKKDNRIILLSEKKQSVVFATQKGFGQTKTNFIARADADDVWKPDKLKLQYKFLQENPGIDVVSCKVNFIGDANNDGMLSYVNDTNKLLTNDEIVLNRFSELQVINPTILFRKEVALKYGLYKEGDFPEDYEMFLRWIENGVKYHKLQEYLLDWHDSETRLTRTDKRYSFEAFYKVKSPYLFRYLKENNRFFPDIVVWGAGKRTKRRTKGIKKMGINIKHYIDVDENKINGEDVISFKNIPKPGQIFIVSFVNNKGIRKEIKDFLLSRNYVEGFDFIIA from the coding sequence ATGCCGAAGATTTCAGTTATACTTCCTTATTTTAATGCCGAAAAAACATTAAAGCGTTCGGTAAATTCTATTATTAACCAAAGTTTTATTGATTTTGAACTAATTTTAGTAAACAATAATTCAACTGATAAAAGTTTTGAAATTGCAACAGAGTATGCAAAAAAAGATAATCGAATAATTCTTCTTTCCGAAAAAAAACAAAGTGTTGTTTTTGCAACACAAAAAGGGTTTGGGCAAACTAAAACAAACTTTATTGCACGAGCAGACGCAGATGATGTTTGGAAACCGGATAAATTAAAATTACAATATAAATTCCTGCAAGAAAATCCAGGCATTGATGTCGTGAGTTGCAAAGTTAATTTTATCGGAGATGCAAATAATGACGGAATGTTAAGCTATGTAAATGATACAAATAAGCTTTTAACTAATGACGAAATTGTATTAAACAGATTTTCGGAACTTCAAGTCATTAACCCTACAATTTTATTCAGAAAAGAAGTTGCATTAAAATATGGTCTTTACAAAGAGGGAGACTTTCCGGAAGATTATGAAATGTTTTTGAGGTGGATTGAAAACGGTGTAAAATACCATAAGTTGCAAGAATATTTATTGGATTGGCATGATTCTGAAACTCGCCTTACCAGAACTGATAAGCGTTATTCATTTGAAGCCTTTTATAAAGTTAAATCTCCGTATTTATTTCGTTACCTGAAAGAGAATAATCGTTTTTTTCCTGACATTGTTGTTTGGGGAGCCGGAAAAAGAACAAAAAGGCGAACGAAAGGCATCAAAAAAATGGGAATAAATATTAAACATTATATTGATGTTGATGAAAATAAAATTAACGGAGAAGATGTTATTTCATTTAAAAACATTCCTAAACCGGGTCAAATTTTCATTGTCAGTTTTGTTAATAATAAAGGTATAAGAAAAGAAATTAAAGATTTTCTTTTATCAAGAAACTATGTTGAAGGTTTTGATTTTATAATTGCTTAA
- a CDS encoding PorT family protein, whose product MKKLFVFAIATMFAFSMSAQKFGVKVGYGMSGYTVNFYTPDGAKMASGFNAGLVGEMPVNDMMNLRVDLGYNQFGSDYYMSEDVGGTNMTTDFKTDVSYLNIGVSPKFAFGPAYVFVGPYFGYALSNVTNGTVTVGDVVALEVTDLDNFGAILDGGTDDLYSKTDFGLNLGFGANFSGVFVELNAGMGLANFINQSSQYYSATNYATKDDNTVAITGDAAQKNLFFGFSVGYMLGGE is encoded by the coding sequence ATGAAAAAATTATTTGTATTTGCAATTGCAACAATGTTTGCATTTAGCATGAGTGCTCAAAAATTCGGAGTAAAAGTAGGATACGGAATGTCCGGATATACTGTTAACTTTTACACCCCGGACGGTGCAAAAATGGCTTCAGGTTTTAACGCCGGTTTAGTAGGAGAAATGCCTGTTAACGACATGATGAATTTAAGAGTTGATTTAGGATATAATCAATTCGGTTCTGATTATTATATGTCAGAAGATGTCGGAGGTACTAATATGACAACTGATTTCAAAACAGATGTAAGCTATCTTAATATCGGAGTTTCTCCAAAGTTCGCTTTCGGACCTGCTTATGTTTTTGTAGGACCTTATTTCGGTTATGCGTTAAGTAATGTTACAAACGGAACAGTTACTGTAGGTGATGTTGTTGCTTTAGAAGTTACGGACTTAGATAATTTCGGAGCTATTCTTGACGGCGGAACAGACGACTTGTACAGTAAAACTGATTTCGGTTTAAATTTAGGTTTCGGTGCAAATTTCTCAGGTGTATTTGTTGAACTGAATGCCGGAATGGGACTTGCTAATTTCATTAACCAAAGCAGCCAATACTACAGTGCAACAAATTATGCAACTAAAGACGATAATACTGTTGCTATTACAGGTGATGCTGCTCAAAAAAATCTATTCTTCGGATTTTCAGTAGGTTATATGCTAGGAGGAGAATAA
- a CDS encoding PorT family protein, translating into MKKLSIFTVLILFTYGLNAQNFGVKAGYNITGYTTNFDVPEESQPGMGYNLGVFAEMPVNDMIGIRADASVNQLGSDAVYEGTDWKSVAKTNVNYLSFSLISKFNYGIFYGFAGPYMGYALSKKTKYVSTFNGETVKETYNDYEYYEQNGTLDFNNRIDLGINIGVGANLYSAFFADINIGFGIASMYNKNSDTYQAYLDEATLINESNLDATIYGFPFTDGTQAVANPVQKNIFFGLTVGYVIGGH; encoded by the coding sequence ATGAAAAAATTATCAATATTTACAGTGTTAATATTATTTACATACGGGCTAAATGCACAAAATTTTGGTGTGAAGGCAGGATACAACATAACAGGTTATACCACAAATTTTGATGTTCCCGAAGAATCCCAACCGGGAATGGGATATAATTTGGGTGTTTTCGCTGAAATGCCTGTAAATGATATGATAGGGATAAGAGCTGACGCATCAGTAAATCAACTTGGTTCGGATGCCGTTTATGAAGGAACAGACTGGAAAAGCGTAGCAAAAACAAATGTAAACTATTTAAGTTTTTCTTTAATCTCCAAATTTAATTATGGTATATTCTACGGATTTGCAGGACCGTATATGGGTTATGCCTTGAGTAAAAAAACAAAATATGTTTCAACATTTAACGGTGAAACTGTAAAAGAAACATACAACGATTACGAATATTACGAACAAAACGGAACCTTAGATTTTAATAACAGAATTGATTTAGGAATTAATATCGGAGTAGGAGCAAATCTATACTCAGCTTTTTTTGCCGATATTAATATCGGTTTCGGAATAGCAAGTATGTATAATAAAAACAGCGATACATATCAAGCATACTTAGATGAAGCTACTTTAATTAATGAATCAAATTTAGATGCAACTATATACGGCTTCCCTTTTACCGACGGGACACAGGCAGTAGCAAATCCTGTACAAAAGAACATTTTCTTCGGGTTAACTGTCGGTTATGTTATAGGCGGACATTAA
- a CDS encoding PorT family protein codes for MKKTIITLIAIILVINANAQKFGVKLGVNMSGINSSTQLQDIQTAALGTGLQGGFVFEFMPAKIGIRAEALYTQKGYNVETAISNDSTDIITDFSLNLNYIEVPVLLKIKMGPAYLVAGPYFGYAMSGEEIITMTVDGEELVNSQIEAQGSIPSNDVFKSGEFNGDNIKFSRTDFGLNAGLGVKFLKFFAEARYGVGLANIQNYDNMPADEFTKNYTITFSLGMFFN; via the coding sequence ATGAAAAAAACAATTATCACATTAATTGCAATAATTCTTGTAATAAATGCTAATGCACAAAAATTCGGAGTGAAACTCGGAGTAAATATGTCAGGCATAAACTCCAGTACTCAGCTGCAAGATATTCAAACTGCAGCATTAGGAACAGGATTACAAGGCGGTTTTGTATTTGAGTTCATGCCGGCAAAAATTGGCATAAGGGCAGAAGCTTTATACACACAAAAAGGATATAATGTAGAAACAGCAATTTCAAACGACAGCACAGATATTATTACGGACTTTTCGTTAAACTTAAACTACATTGAAGTTCCCGTATTATTGAAAATTAAAATGGGTCCGGCTTATCTTGTTGCAGGACCGTACTTCGGTTATGCTATGAGCGGAGAAGAAATTATTACCATGACTGTTGACGGAGAAGAACTTGTAAATAGTCAAATTGAAGCGCAAGGCTCAATACCTTCTAATGATGTTTTTAAATCCGGGGAATTTAACGGTGACAATATAAAATTCTCTCGAACTGACTTTGGGCTAAATGCAGGTTTAGGTGTGAAATTCTTAAAATTTTTTGCAGAAGCAAGATACGGTGTAGGTTTAGCAAATATACAAAATTATGATAATATGCCTGCAGATGAGTTTACTAAAAATTATACAATAACATTTTCGCTCGGAATGTTTTTTAATTAA
- a CDS encoding PorT family protein, whose protein sequence is MRLTFFVILILVLNLNNYSQTSIGIKSGINFSKAVYLSDYNEELINPIRKLKPGVVAGIFISQSLNKIISVQAEFLYSQKGLKVIQQPFHKSINTMNYIEVPLTGHYSVVKRKHSSLNLYIGGYAAYWTDGKYKRTDLGTEEITILKVDFNNLNYTFNRIDAGIIGGFVYKTKKSDFFVRYIHSMLGSSQINADALSNKVISIGMNFSLLK, encoded by the coding sequence ATGCGATTGACTTTTTTTGTAATATTAATTCTTGTTTTAAATCTGAATAATTATTCCCAAACATCTATAGGAATAAAATCAGGTATTAATTTTTCAAAAGCGGTTTATTTGAGTGATTACAATGAAGAATTGATAAATCCGATAAGGAAATTAAAACCTGGAGTTGTTGCAGGAATATTTATTAGTCAAAGTTTAAATAAAATTATTTCCGTTCAGGCAGAGTTCTTATACTCTCAAAAAGGTTTAAAGGTAATTCAGCAACCCTTTCATAAATCAATTAATACAATGAATTACATTGAAGTGCCTTTAACAGGTCATTATTCTGTCGTGAAACGAAAACATTCATCATTAAACTTATATATCGGAGGATATGCTGCATATTGGACTGACGGAAAATATAAAAGAACAGACCTCGGCACGGAAGAAATTACGATACTAAAAGTAGATTTTAATAACTTAAATTATACGTTTAATCGAATTGATGCCGGAATTATCGGCGGTTTTGTTTATAAAACAAAGAAATCCGATTTTTTTGTAAGATATATACACAGTATGCTCGGAAGCTCTCAAATAAATGCTGATGCTTTATCAAACAAAGTAATTTCTATAGGTATGAACTTTTCATTGTTAAAATAA